The DNA sequence AATgatagtgtgatgagtgtgtgattagtgcgTGAAACTGTGATTAGCGTGTGATTAGTGTGGGgaaagtgtgtgagattagtgttaCCAGTGCAggttgagtgtgtgattagtgcaATTAGTGTGGGGCAAATGTGTGATTAGTGGAATTAATTTGggttgagtgtgtgattagagtgattATCGTGTGATTATTGTGTAATAGTGTGAGGAATgcgtgattagtgtgtgatgagagtgtgtgattggtgtgtgattggtgagtgaggagagtgtgattagtgtgtgattggtgtgtgattggtgagtgaggagagtgtgattagtgtgtgattggtgtgtgattagtgtgtgattggtgagtgaggagagtgtgattagtgtgtgattggtgtgtgattagtgtgtgattggtgtgtgattggtgagtgaggagagtgtgattagtgtgtgattggtgtgtgattggtgagtgaggagagtgtgattagtgtgtgattggtgtgtgattggtgagtGATTggtgagtgaggagagtgtgattagtgtgtgattggtgtgtgattagtgtgtgattggtgagtgaggagagtgtgattagtgtgtgattggtgtgtgattagtgtgtgattaatttgggttgagtgtgtgattagagtgattATTGTGTGATTATTGTGTAATAGTTTGAGGAATGCATGATtagtgtgtgaggagagtgtgtgattggtgtgtgacgagagtgtgtgattggtgtgtgattggtgagtgaggagagtgtgtgattagtgtgagattggtgtgtgattggtgagtgaggagagtgtgtgactgGTGTGTtattggtgtgtgattggtgagtgaggagagtgtgtgattggcgtgattggtgtgtgattggtgtgtgattggcgtgattggtgtgtgattggtgtgtgattggtgtgtgacgagagtgtgtgattggtgtgtgattggtgtgtgattggtgtgtgacgagagtgtgtgattagggtgagattggtgtgtgattggtgagtgaggagagtgtgtgattggcgtgattggtgtgtgattggtgagtgaggagagtgtgtgactgGTGTGGGATTggtgagtgaggagagtgtgtgactgGCGTGGGACTggtgagtgaggagagtgtgtgactgGTGTGGGATTggtgagtgaggagagtgtgtgactgGCGTGGGACTggtgagtgaggagagtgtgtgattggtctGTGATtggtgtgattggtgtgtgattggtgtgtgattggtgagtGATTggtgagtgaggagagtgtgtgattggtgtgtgattggtgtgtgattggtgtgtgattggtgagtgaggagagtgtgtgattggtgtgtgattggtgtgtgattggtgagtgaggagagtgtgtgattggtgtgtgattggtgtgtgattggtgagtgaggagagtgtgtgattggtgtgtgattggtgtgtgattggtgtgtgattggtgagtgaggagagtgtgtgattggtgtgtgattggtgtgtgattggtgagtgaggagagtgtgtgattggtgtgtgattggtgtgtgattggtgagtgaggagagtgtgtgactgGCGTGGGACTGGTgagtaaggagagtgtgtgattggtctgtgattggtgtgtgattggtgtgtgattggtgtgtgattggtgagtGATTggtgagtgaggagagtgtgtgattggtgtgtgattggtgtgattggtgtgattggtgtgtgattggtgtgtgattggtgagtgaggagagtgtgtgattggtgtgtgattggtgtgtgattggtgagtgaggagagtgtgtgattggtgtgtgattggtgtgtgattggtgagtgaggagagtgtgtgattggtgtgattggtgtgtgtgattggtgagtgaggagagtgtgtgattggtgtgtgattggtgtgtgattggtgagtgaggagagtgtgtgattggtgtgtgattggtgattgaggagagtgtgtgattggtgtgtgattggtgagtgaggagagtgtgtgattggtgtgtgattggtgtgtgattggtgagtgaggagagtgtgtgattggtgtgtgattggtgtgtgattggtgagtgaggagagtgtgtgattggtgtgtgattggtgtgtgtttggtgagtgaggagagtgtgtgactgGTGTGTGACTGGTGTGTGACTGGTGTGTGactggtgtgtgattggtgtgtgattggtgtgattggtgtgtgatttAGCTTCATATACTGACTCATCACTGTAAGGGCTTTATATTTGAACCACATGAGGAATGAAATCAGAGACTCACTGTGTGAACACCACAATGTTGTGAACCTTAATGCTCGCCATGGTACAGAAAGCACTGTGagaacaagaacacacacatcagacatcacacactcacatcccagtctctttctcacacacacacacacaaggggcTAATAATGTAAGCATGAGctcagtgttattagtgtgaATTAGATGTTAAATGTGAACtcactataaatgtaaatgtaaaagtaaactCACTACACGTAGGACAGCGAACCGCTAATCTCCACACTCACAGTGAAGttcatctgcacacacacacacgcacaaatacAGTCACTGTACAAAATACAATCAGTAGAGTTGATTCATACCCATTTCTAGCTGACCCCTCCCCCATACCTGTCTCTGACAGACTCCGCCCCCTCACCTGTCTCTGGCTCAGTGGTTGGATGCTGACCATGTTGTCGAGCTGCTGCGTGCCAATGACCGTCTTCATGTAAAGAACCTGACTGCTCACACTGTCCACCAACACGGTGAAGAAGTTCCCATTGTTAAAGTTCAGGGCactctgagaacacacacacaaccacacacagacccacacacacacacacacccacacacacacacccacacacacacacacacccacacccacacccaatCACACAGGTTTTTAATCCAACACTTTCTTTGGcagttatttatgtttaaacacacaataatCTTTCTTGAATCTAGTTCTTTCTCTAGAAAAGGCAGTAATTGTTGgtgattttcattcattttaataatccaCAAGAccaaaatattacacataaaattaaaaatattaattttaatttaaagttagaACTAGCTATTAACTAGCTATGTAGAAAACAATATAATCACAGCAGTAGAGCGATTAGAATCTTTTACTCCCCTCCAACGGCCCCAACTAATTTCAGTAATTTCCTCTTCAAAATCATCAATGTATGTACTAGAGCCCTTACTTACacatttcctcaaacagatactGCCAGAAGCAACAGATCccctattaaaaataatcaattctttaCGTAGCACTGGATATGTATataaatcctttaaactagTAGTTATCAAAtccctgatttaaaaaaacctgaccacGACCCTGTCAgctgtgtccaaacttttgcacttgccacaattattttttcttcaaagATATATTCATCAAAGATAAAGTAACTgtgcaaagccagatgacagacaccagcttaataaagttgaggaatgtgtaaaagacattagaaactggatgtttattaactttctcttacttagttctgacaagacagaagtacttgtactaggaccacatgcagctagaagtaagctttctgattacataataactctggatggcctttctgtttcatcatgtgcagcagtaaaagaccttggtgtgattattgactctagtctttcttttgaagctcatgtagataatataactaggattgctttctttcatctcagaaatattgctaagataagaaatataatgtcactacacgatgcagaaaaacttgcttttgttacctctaggttggattattgtaatgccttactgtctggatgttccagtaggagcataaacaagctccagttactccagaatgcagcagcgagagtccttactagaaccagaagatatgaccacatcacccctatcttatccacactgcattggctcccaatcaaatttcgtattgattataaaatactactagtgacctataaagcactaaaaggtctcgcgccacagtacctgagtgaccttttggtcttttatgattcttcacgcctactcagatcaaaaggtgcaggctatttgttggtacctcgaataatgcatGCTACAGctggggtagagctttctcttacaaagccccacagttatggaacagtaaaatttaactgaattgaaGAACGATTTATCCTGTAAAAGCCTgaaactgtcacacacacaatcagctgtgtgtatgtgtgtgtgtgtatgtgtgtgcactcacGGTCATGTTAATGAGCACACGGCTGGTGTCGTGGTCAAAATGAATGATAACAGACCGAATCCCTCCGTCCTCTACCAGCACAGGCCGAGGGAACATGAAGAACGTGATGAGGGAGCAgatgaacaaacacacaatcacagacAGACCCACATACTGCTTCCTGTAAACAAACatcacgcgcgcacacgcacacacacgcatgcgcacacacacgcacacacacgcgcacacacacacacacacacacttattaaacactgattttaaCATTACACTGTACAGCAAGCTCAGGTATGATCCGGAGCTTATCACATTAACTAATGAACACTGTGCTGTGGTttagatcattattattataatcaacACTGTGTTCTTTATCCGCTCGTCTGCTGAACAGAACCATGAGAAGCTCTGAGAAGAACACAAGACACACACCCTCAGTCATGTCCTTAATAAGAGGAGATGAATAAGAACCATTAGAAGACACTGTCTTAATGTTGCCTTCAACATGAGACTGATTTTATCTCAAACAGTCTGCCTACTTAGGGAGCCTCCTAACAGTCTGCCTATGCCTTTCCATATTATCTCTCAAacagggtttttagactgatagtgTTCTTAGTCcttgacctagtgaaccagtagcAGGAtgtaaggttagggttagagatTTTGATAGATATTGATAGAGAATTCAGAGCACTTCTGCAAGTTGCTCTGGAGAAGGGTGTCTGCCACATGccataaatgcatgtgtgtgtatgtgtgtatatatgtgtatgacAGAGAGCTACAGCCACAGCAGGATATAATACAGAGCATATCTAATAAAATAAGCGAAATTCAGACCCACTTCCATGGGAGCGTTTTCACTCCATACAACAATTCCACATCTCTATAGCccataaataacacacaaacataaggaaacattttaaaaaccccTTATACACACTTAACTCGCTGTACTTAAACATTTTCCTATTGTTGTCTTATACTTCGCTGGGGACAGCACGCTGTCTCATTAGTTTATTGATTTCGGTGTGCTACTTTCTGGGTACGGTGGCTCTGAGGTGCCAAAACAGATTCACAGAGGTTTTCTTGCATTTTTGTTATGAAAATTCCTGGTTTCATACCAGGTGATATATAACGGTGGGGCAGACCAACTCGGGGGAGGTTAgatataaaaatgcttttaaagtaattaaattacCGATGTAATTTTCAAGATTGATATCTATGTAAGATGTATATAtggaaatgaatttaaatgattaattcatACAatcactgaataataagctggtCCCCATTTCCACAAGCCTGGAGTGAAGATATATGtatgatatatgtatataagggtttattttttatttatatgtttggaACTGGAATTGTGGGAACTGCAAATAAAAGAACATCTGCACTAAAGTGCTATTTTGAGTAGCTAATCCATCATTAATAACGAACCAGCACAGTATCTCTCtgacaacgtgtgtgtgtgtatatgtggagatgtgtgtgtgtgagtgtgtctatgtggatatgtgtgtgtgtgtgtctatgtggatatgtgtgtgtgtgtgtgtgtgtctatgtggatatgtgtgtgtgtgtgagtgtgtctatgtggatatgtgtgtgtgtgtgtgtctatgtggatatgtgtttttgtgtgtgtgtgtgagtgtatgtggatatatgtgtgtgtgtgtgtgcgcgtgtgtgagtgtgtgtgtgtgtgtgtgagtgtatgtggatatgtgtgtgtgtgtgtgtgtgtctatgtggatatgtgtgtgtgtgtgtgtgtgtgtgagagtgtatgtggatatgtgtgtgtgtgtgtgtgtgtgtgtgtctatgtggatatatgtgtgtatgtgtgagtgtatgtggatatatgtgtgtgtgtgtgtgtgtgtgtgtgtgtgtgtgtgtgtgtgtctatgtggatatatgtgtgtgtgtgtgagtgtatgtggatatgtctgtgtgtgtgtgtgtgtgtgagtgtgtgtggatatatgtgtgtgtgtgtgtgtgtgtgtgtgtgagtgtgtgtggatatatgtgtgtgtgtgtgtgtgtgtgagtgtgtgtgtgtgtgtgtgtgtgtgtgtgtgtctatgtggatatatgtgtgtgtgtgtgagtgtatgtggatatatgtgtgtgtgtgtgtctatgtggatatatgtgtgtgtgtgtgagtgtgtgtggatatgtctgtgtgtgtgtgtgtgtgtgtgtgtgtgagtgtgtctatgtggatatgtgtgtgtgtgtgtgtatgtggatatgtgtgtgtgtgtgtgtgagtgtgagtgtgtctatgtggatatgtgtgtgtgtgtgtgtgtgtggatatatgtgtgtgtgtgtgagtgtgtgtgtgtgagtgtatgtggatatgtgtgtgtgtgtgtgtgtgtgtgtgtgtatgtggatatgtgtgtgagGGTATgtggatatatgtgtgtgtgtgagtgtgtgtgtatgtggatatatgtgtgtgtgtgtgtgtgtgtatgtggatatgtgtgtgtgtgtgagtgtgtctatgtggatatatgtgtgtgtgtgtgtgagtgtatgtggatatatgtgcgtgtgtgtgtgtgtgtgtgtatgtggatatgtgtgtgtgtgtgtgtgtgtgtgagtgtatgtggatatatgtgtgtgtgtgtgtgagtgtatgtggatatatgtgtgtgtgtgtgtgtgtgtgtgtgagtgtgtctatgtggatatgtgtgtgtgtgtatgtggatatgtgtgtgtgtgtgtgtgtgtgtatgtggatatatgtgtgtgtgtgtgtgagtatgtggatatatgtgtgtgtgtgtgtgtgagtgtatgtggatatgtgtgtgtgtgtgtgtgtgtgtatgtggatatgtgtgtgtgtgtgagggtatgtggatatatgtgtgtgtgtgagtgtgtgtatgtggatatatgtgtgtgtgtgtgtgtgtgtggatatatgtgtgtgtgtgtgtgtgtgtggatatatgtgtgtgtgtgtgtgtgtgtgtatgtggatatatgtgtgtgtgtgtgtgtgtgtgtgtatgtggatatgtgtgtgtgtgtgagtgtgtctatgtggatatatatgtgtgtgtgtgtgtgtgtgtgtgtgtatgtggatatatgtgtgtgtgtgtgtgtatgtgtgtgtggatatgtgtgtgtgtgtgtgagtgtatgtggatatatgtgtgtgtgtgtgtgtgtgtgtgagtgtgtctatgtggatatgtgtgtgtgtatgtggatatgtgtgtgtgtgtgtgtgtgtgtatgtggatatatgtgtgtgtgtgtgtctatgtggatatgtgtgtgtgtgtgtgtgtgtatgtggttatatgtgtgtgtgtgtgtgtgtgagtgtatgtggatatatgtgtgtgtgtgtgtgtgtatgtggatatatatgtgtgtgtgtgtgtgtgtgtgtgtgtgagagtgtatgtggatatgtgtgtgtgtatgtgagtgtatgtggatatgtgtgtgtgtgtgtgtgtgtttgtgtgagtgtatgtggatatgtgtgtatgtgagtgtatgtggatatgtgtgtgtgtgtgtgtgtgtatgtggatatatgtgtgtgtgtgtgtgtgtgtgtgtgtgagtgtatgtggatatgtgtgtgtgtgtgtgtatgtggatatatgtgtgtgtgtgtgtgtgtgtgtatgtggatatatatgtgtgtgtgtgtgtgtgtgtgtgtgtgtgtgtgtgtgtatgtggatatatgtgtgtgtgtgtatgtggatatatgtgtgtgtgtgtgtgtgtgtgtgtgtgtgtgtgtgtatgtggatatatatgtgtgtgtgtgtgtgtgtatgtggatatatatgtgtgtgtgtgtgtgtgtgtgtgtatgtggatatatatgtgtgtgtgtgtgtgtgtgtgtgtgtgtatgtggatatatatgtgtgtgtgtgtgtgtgtgtatgtggatatatatgtgtgtgtgtgtgtgtgtgtgtgtgtatgtggatatatgtgtgtgtgtgtgtgtgtgtgtgtgtatgtggatatatgtgtgtgtgtgtgtgtgtgtgtgtgtgtgtatgtggatatatatgtgtgtgtgtgtgtgtgtgtgtgtgtgtgagtgtctgtatATCTCACGTCCTTTGAGGCTGCAGTCTCTGGTCACTGTAGGGAATCAATGCCACCAGCTCATTTACCTGATCTgtaaaaaagaacaacaaaaggTCAGAaccagtttcacacacacacacacacacacacacacacatacacacacacacacacacacacacatacacacacatacaccctcaAAACTCGTGATGTGATCAATGAGACTAACAGGTCATCAGCAGTGTGTGCTGGACTCtgatcaatgtgtgtgtgtgtgtgtgtgtgtgtactggggCTGTTTTTGGTACTTACTTACACCATACACTGATGTTCAAAGATGTTTAGTGATTGTCAGTGAAGGTCATGTGACTGCTCTGGActttattgtgatatttatgGCTTTGTTCTAATTTAAACTTTGTTGCAAGTCTGatctgcgctctgattggccaCTGAATCATGTGATTTATTTGATGTACCTGCTTTTATTTAcgttttgtttttactgtttttttcttagagtactttcagtttttgttttgagtCCATACTGCAGGAGTGCAGTAAATCAGTGCAGTAAAGTGAGACTCACCTGAGGGGATGCGTCCAGAGCCCTGGCAGGTGGGACAGGTGATGCTGTCTCTGCCCGTGAACTCCACATACGGGAACCTGGCgatgtcctcctgtctgtcccgCCCATCCAGAGAGTCGTCATCGTCCACTCGCTCCACCAGACCCTCTGCACCGCCCATGCTCCTGACTCTGCCCACCGAACCACAGTGTTCAGACCAGAATGAGCCCATCAGCTCcgacctcaacacacacacacacacacacacacacacacacttacttaaaTACACACATCCAAATAACTGCACTTGTCacagttgaagactgaaaaaagaccaatcttcaactgcccagtttcagggagtctgtgcccatgatagcttctgattccagttcttggctgacaggagaggaacccgatgtggtcttctgctgctgtagctcatccacctcaagtttcGTTGTGCATGCTGacatgcttttctactcaccgcctttgtaaagagtgattatatgagttactatatcctttctGGCAGATCAAACcaatctggtcattctcctctgacctcatcaacaagatgtttccacgcacagaactgttgctcactcagtggtttttttttttatttttgcaccactctgtgtaaactctagagactgttgtgtgtgaaattcccagatcagcagtttctgaaaaactcaatcCAGcccctggcaccaacaaccatgccacggttaaagacacagagatcacactttttcttcatcctgatgtttgctgtgaatattaactgaagatatgaccacatcacccctatcttatccacactgcattggctcccaatcaaatttcgtattgattataaagagaacttttggtcttttatgattcTTCACGACTACTCAGATCAAaaagtgcaggctatttgttggtacctcaaatactGAAGGCtgcagctgggggtagagctttctcttacaaagccccacagttatggaacagccttccacttagtgttcggggctcagacacagtctcagtgtttaagtctcggctgaaaacatatttgcttagtcaagccttttgtgaatagttttctgaggtacaggagcaggtctggagggttcacaggcatagagtgctgtggtgaactgggatgtttggatgtagcacagttatagaagggatttatttataatcgcactattcggtgtcacccagatgaggattgcttcccttttgagtctggttcctctcaaggtttcttcctcatatcgtctcaaggagtttttcctcaccaccatcacctctggcttctcattagggataaattcataaaattacaatttatatcttaaaagtatttatttctgtaaagctgatttgtccattgttaaaagctctatacaaataaaatttaattgaattgaactgaagctcttgatctgtatctgtatgattttatgcattgtgctgctgccacatgattggctgattagataactgcataaatgagcaggtgtatgaACGTGGtaaatgaatgtgaatgtaGAACCTTCATCCCTCCAAAACTGGaccttaaataaatgttaaagttaAAAATTCACTTTATCAggtaaaagaataaaacattcacCTACCATTCACCTGTCATACAGCCATCATACACCCATTACACAGCCATCATACACTCACCCATCATTCATCTATCATGCAAATATCATGCAAATATCATGCATTCACCCACCATACACCTATCATACACCTATCACACATCTATCTCAAACCTATCATGCACCTACCATACATCTCATACATTCACCTATCATACATCTATCATACACCTGTTATACATTTATCTTTCATCCATCTATCACACACCTATCATACACTCACCTATCATTCACTTATACAACTACCAAATATTCACCTATCATACACCCATCATACCCCAATCATACATTCACCAGTAATACACCAATCATACACCCGTCATACCACATTTGGCGCTGGAGCCAgactttggacacccctggtgTAAAGTGTAGAGTACAGGATGTAGCATGTAGGGTACAAgttttagggtgtagggtactGGTGTAGGGTACaggatgtagggtgtagggtactGGTGTAGGGTACAGGATGTAGGGTGTAAGGTACTGGTGTAGGGTACAAGTTGTAGGGTGTAGGGTCTTGGGTACaggatgtagggtgtagggtcCAAGTTTTAGGTTCTTGGGTATAGGATATAGGATGTAGGGTACAGGATGTAGGGCTGTTTATTCcatactttatgtaatgcacaTGCATATTgacaatgtttttattaaaatttgtcatcaaaaaaaaaaacaaaaaaaaacaaagcaacatTCTATTCACAATAGTTCAGTCCCAAATGTCTCCCTATAAAGTACAGGGGATATAAActacaccctatctagtgccCTACATGTGTAATAACTTTGCTGTAATAAGTAAAGTTCAGTTAAAACAGTCTCAGTAATAATGTGGATAATTCGCGCGCATGTCTGTATTTACtagtttaaaaagtattttaaagggaaaaaatggtGCTCTTACCCGTTAAATGCCCTAATAAAGACACACTGATCTGTACAAGTGCACTTCCCTCCGTGAGccgcttcttcttcttcttcttctgctcgCTTTCTGCTTTATCTTTTCTTCTGCAGGTGTGTGAGACTCTGCACTCATTACTGCCCCCTTGCGTCCGGATCTGTAACTCCACCCTGCATCACTGCGCATATGCAACAGTTCATCACTGCCCCTTTCAGGCCCCGGTGTCTATTggctctttctttctgtctttctttctgtctttctttctttctttctttctgtctttctgtctttctgtctttctttcttttcttttttattgagAATATCTAAACAtaaatgaagtgaaaagaatTCCAAAAAAGATTTCCTGAAATGCAGAATGGGTGGAAAATTGGAgtttttacatttgtaataaTTGAGAACATTTATTtgtgacattttaataataataataataataataataataat is a window from the Pangasianodon hypophthalmus isolate fPanHyp1 chromosome 16, fPanHyp1.pri, whole genome shotgun sequence genome containing:
- the LOC113525159 gene encoding transmembrane protein 106C codes for the protein MGSFWSEHCGSVGRVRSMGGAEGLVERVDDDDSLDGRDRQEDIARFPYVEFTGRDSITCPTCQGSGRIPSDQVNELVALIPYSDQRLQPQRTKQYVGLSVIVCLFICSLITFFMFPRPVLVEDGGIRSVIIHFDHDTSRVLINMTSALNFNNGNFFTVLVDSVSSQVLYMKTVIGTQQLDNMVSIQPLSQRQMNFTVSVEISGSLSYVYAFCTMASIKVHNIVVFTQTSVKTSYVIRSAQYTLEAYRYIDCGANSTLHHPPDLRGSVLPRSGRRTLRTHTGSTH